The following proteins are co-located in the Rhodococcus opacus B4 genome:
- a CDS encoding DUF881 domain-containing protein: protein MSGHEGRHELHGTEPTTSRRSHVVFALLAALLLGGLGIAIVTQVKNTGSGDTLDSASPADLLVVLDTLNQREAALRQEIASLEQTLATLQQSGSSGAALDEAQARLTALSIQVGSAPATGPGVTMRITDPNRGVGSEVLLDLVQELRAAGAEAIQVQGADGPPIRIGVDSWVSGSAGGVSVDGRKVNAPYGVVAIGDPPTLAAALNIPGGVVDTVARSGGQLTIEQSQQVTISALREAKPRQYAQPGN from the coding sequence GTGAGCGGGCACGAGGGCAGACACGAACTGCACGGCACCGAACCCACGACGTCGCGGCGCTCACACGTCGTCTTCGCGCTGCTGGCCGCGCTCCTTCTCGGCGGGCTGGGAATCGCGATCGTGACGCAGGTGAAGAACACCGGGTCCGGCGACACGCTCGACTCGGCGAGCCCCGCGGATCTGCTGGTCGTCCTGGACACGCTGAATCAGCGGGAGGCGGCCCTGCGGCAGGAGATCGCATCGCTGGAACAGACCTTGGCAACCTTGCAACAGAGCGGCAGTTCCGGGGCGGCGCTCGACGAGGCGCAGGCCCGGCTGACGGCCCTGTCGATCCAGGTCGGGAGCGCACCGGCCACCGGCCCCGGAGTGACGATGCGCATCACCGACCCCAACAGGGGGGTCGGATCCGAGGTCCTGCTCGACCTCGTCCAGGAGCTCCGCGCCGCCGGCGCCGAAGCCATCCAGGTCCAGGGTGCCGACGGCCCACCCATCCGGATCGGCGTCGACTCCTGGGTGTCCGGCTCGGCAGGCGGCGTGTCGGTGGACGGCCGCAAGGTGAACGCCCCCTACGGAGTTGTCGCCATCGGTGATCCGCCGACTCTGGCGGCGGCCCTGAACATTCCCGGCGGGGTGGTCGACACGGTCGCCCGCAGCGGTGGACAGTTGACGATCGAACAATCGCAGCAGGTCACGATCTCCGCCTTGCGGGAGGCGAAACCTCGCCAATACGCTCAGCCCGGAAATTGA
- a CDS encoding CDP-alcohol phosphatidyltransferase family protein has product MNSVDRDTARSDRIVTVPNLLSVVRLLGVPLFVYLLLVTHSDGWALAILMISGFTDWLDGKLARILDQSSKLGALLDPFVDRLYVVTTLVTFVVRGFIPWWVAAILIGRDAVLALTLLIYRRRGLPPPDVMYLGKGATFLLMFALPMTLAAQGDWSIATVAQPLAAALLVWGTVLYVWTGLLYTVNAVTVARTVPARGSGGDEREAR; this is encoded by the coding sequence GTGAATTCGGTGGACCGGGACACTGCGCGGTCGGACCGGATCGTGACCGTCCCGAATCTCCTGAGCGTGGTGCGCCTGCTCGGAGTGCCGCTCTTCGTGTACCTGCTGCTCGTCACCCACTCCGATGGCTGGGCCCTCGCGATCCTCATGATCAGCGGCTTCACCGACTGGCTCGACGGCAAGCTGGCCCGGATCCTCGACCAGTCGTCGAAGCTGGGCGCGCTGCTCGACCCGTTCGTCGATCGCCTCTACGTCGTCACGACGCTGGTGACGTTCGTCGTGCGCGGATTCATCCCGTGGTGGGTGGCGGCGATCCTGATCGGCCGGGACGCCGTTCTCGCTCTGACACTGCTCATCTACCGGCGGCGCGGACTGCCACCACCCGACGTGATGTACCTCGGCAAGGGGGCCACGTTCCTGCTCATGTTCGCGCTGCCGATGACCCTCGCGGCGCAGGGTGACTGGAGCATCGCGACGGTGGCGCAGCCGCTCGCGGCCGCGCTCCTCGTCTGGGGCACGGTGCTGTACGTGTGGACCGGGCTGCTCTACACCGTCAACGCGGTGACCGTCGCGCGCACCGTTCCCGCGCGAGGATCGGGCGGCGACGAACGCGAGGCCCGCTGA
- a CDS encoding SMP-30/gluconolactonase/LRE family protein: protein MTFFESLARKLDRTGVDPVVWHAPPPPPLTGVLAPNGVLDGVHRWALPAGEGPEDVAVDHDGRVVTGGNDGRIWRFDSRGDATELANTGGRPLGVEVLDDGRYLICDAERGVLRVDEKGRIDVLADTAVGRPLVACNNSAVGRDGTVYFTDSSAHFTIADHRYDLLEHRGTGRLLRLDPRTGETDLLAEGLQFANGVGLASDESFVLVAETGSYQISRVDLAGPSQGSTSVWAENLPGIPDNMTSQTHDGLFWVALYSPRMRLLDLLAPYPALRIVAANLPEAVQPNPVHAGWVVALDQRGRIVHSLRGGKGSYAPVTGVREHDGWLYLGSLTADAVARVPAPPRPHIAAGE, encoded by the coding sequence GTGACCTTCTTCGAGTCTCTCGCCCGCAAGCTCGACCGCACCGGGGTCGACCCCGTCGTCTGGCACGCCCCGCCGCCACCTCCGCTCACGGGAGTGCTCGCTCCCAACGGAGTCCTCGACGGTGTGCACCGCTGGGCCCTGCCCGCCGGAGAGGGACCGGAGGACGTGGCCGTCGATCACGACGGCCGGGTGGTCACCGGCGGCAACGACGGCCGGATCTGGCGGTTCGACAGCCGCGGTGACGCCACCGAACTCGCGAACACGGGCGGGCGGCCCCTCGGGGTCGAGGTCCTCGACGACGGCCGGTACCTGATCTGCGACGCCGAGCGTGGCGTGCTGAGGGTGGACGAGAAGGGGCGCATCGACGTGCTCGCCGACACCGCGGTCGGGCGCCCACTCGTGGCGTGCAACAACTCTGCGGTCGGCCGCGACGGCACCGTGTACTTCACCGATTCGTCCGCGCACTTCACGATCGCCGACCACCGGTACGACCTTCTCGAACACCGGGGGACCGGTCGCCTGCTGCGTCTCGACCCGCGCACAGGGGAGACCGACCTTCTCGCCGAGGGACTGCAGTTCGCCAACGGCGTGGGATTGGCCTCGGACGAATCGTTCGTCCTCGTCGCCGAGACCGGCTCGTACCAGATCTCTCGCGTCGACCTGGCCGGTCCGTCGCAGGGCAGCACGTCCGTGTGGGCGGAGAATCTGCCCGGCATCCCGGACAACATGACGTCCCAGACCCACGACGGGCTGTTCTGGGTGGCGCTCTACAGCCCGCGGATGCGACTGCTGGATCTGCTCGCGCCGTACCCTGCCCTGCGCATCGTCGCGGCGAACCTGCCCGAAGCCGTCCAGCCGAACCCGGTGCACGCGGGCTGGGTGGTCGCCCTCGATCAGCGTGGCCGGATCGTGCACAGCCTGCGCGGCGGCAAGGGCAGCTACGCACCCGTCACCGGTGTGCGCGAGCACGACGGGTGGCTGTACCTGGGAAGTCTGACCGCGGACGCCGTCGCCCGGGTTCCGGCGCCGCCGCGACCGCACATCGCTGCGGGCGAGTGA
- a CDS encoding SDR family NAD(P)-dependent oxidoreductase, which yields MSVRDLAGRKALVTGGAKGLGAGMAAALADAGAAVVIGDVLEEEGRATADSLGKSGVDTGFVTLDVTDDGNWERAVAATVEQLGGLDLLINNAGIEISSLVVDIDPADVRRMCDVNILGVALGLKHGLRAMRPGGAAGAGGSIVNVSSVAATIPFPGIAGYSATKSAVDRLTRVAAQEAGKLGYGVRVNCVYPGLVATEMGLGLAADMERLGLWPSADAAVADVIGLTPLGRLGEVADIADTVVFLASDAARFVTGIGLPVDGGMGM from the coding sequence ATGAGCGTGCGTGATCTTGCAGGACGAAAAGCGCTGGTCACCGGCGGTGCGAAGGGGCTGGGGGCGGGAATGGCCGCTGCCCTCGCCGACGCCGGTGCGGCGGTGGTGATCGGCGACGTTCTCGAGGAGGAGGGACGCGCAACGGCCGACTCCCTCGGGAAGTCCGGCGTCGACACCGGATTCGTGACCCTCGATGTCACCGACGACGGCAACTGGGAGCGCGCCGTCGCCGCCACCGTGGAGCAACTCGGCGGACTCGACCTCCTGATCAACAACGCCGGCATCGAGATCTCGTCACTCGTGGTCGACATCGACCCCGCCGACGTCCGCCGGATGTGCGACGTGAACATCCTCGGTGTCGCGCTCGGCCTGAAGCACGGTCTGCGTGCGATGCGTCCCGGCGGCGCCGCGGGTGCGGGAGGGTCGATCGTCAATGTCTCGTCGGTGGCCGCGACCATTCCGTTCCCCGGCATCGCCGGCTATTCCGCCACCAAGTCGGCGGTCGACCGGCTGACCCGGGTCGCGGCTCAGGAGGCGGGAAAACTGGGGTACGGCGTCCGCGTGAACTGCGTGTACCCCGGGCTGGTCGCCACGGAGATGGGACTCGGGCTGGCCGCGGACATGGAGAGGCTCGGTCTGTGGCCCAGTGCCGACGCCGCGGTCGCCGACGTGATCGGCCTGACCCCGCTCGGGCGGCTCGGTGAGGTCGCGGACATCGCCGACACCGTCGTCTTCCTGGCCTCCGACGCCGCCCGCTTCGTCACCGGAATCGGCCTGCCGGTCGACGGTGGCATGGGCATGTAG
- a CDS encoding DUF5938 domain-containing protein: MTDKKPVIVYGVSGYTGRLVCEYLREFNIPFVAAGRDKKRIQEVLDRVPGLDTVDHDVVEVEHTVPALTELFSGARVVSNMVGPFIKYGAVVVEAALAAGCHYTDTTGEQDWVLDVQAKFGDQFAEKGLLLSPGVAQMYTTGEIAANIALETPGLDTLDILVLWKGFPTYASTQTIFTILKADWYYLEQNRYAKWDPGTTFDVVVPGQHQMALALPWGGTCHPVWFKDDPRVANVKAAGGVFDRSVMEGVVATQKMVEEQIKTLPADEQDAALAEIAGSVQAGMPPRENPRVNTSLDSVYASGPLGRAHCVIHGNCNYKQTGLLQAYAAHSLLQQPPKKTGLASACQAFGHRELLGILRSFGLVMEPVVTVQN; this comes from the coding sequence ATGACCGACAAGAAACCCGTCATCGTCTACGGAGTCTCCGGCTACACCGGACGGCTCGTGTGTGAATACCTGCGCGAGTTCAACATTCCGTTCGTCGCCGCGGGACGGGACAAGAAGCGGATCCAGGAAGTGCTGGACCGCGTTCCCGGCCTGGACACCGTCGACCACGACGTGGTCGAGGTGGAGCACACCGTCCCGGCGCTGACCGAACTGTTCAGCGGGGCACGGGTGGTCAGCAACATGGTAGGTCCGTTCATCAAGTACGGTGCCGTCGTCGTCGAGGCGGCCCTCGCCGCCGGATGTCACTACACCGACACGACCGGTGAGCAGGACTGGGTTCTGGACGTGCAGGCGAAGTTCGGCGACCAGTTCGCCGAGAAGGGTCTGCTGCTGTCTCCCGGAGTCGCCCAGATGTACACGACCGGCGAGATCGCCGCGAACATCGCATTGGAGACGCCGGGGTTGGACACACTCGACATCCTGGTGCTGTGGAAGGGTTTTCCCACCTACGCGTCCACGCAGACGATCTTCACGATCCTCAAGGCCGACTGGTACTACCTGGAGCAGAACCGGTATGCGAAGTGGGACCCCGGTACCACATTCGACGTCGTCGTTCCGGGGCAGCACCAGATGGCGCTCGCGCTGCCCTGGGGCGGGACCTGCCATCCCGTGTGGTTCAAGGACGATCCGCGGGTGGCCAACGTGAAGGCGGCGGGCGGCGTGTTCGACCGTTCCGTCATGGAGGGCGTCGTCGCGACGCAGAAGATGGTCGAGGAGCAGATCAAGACCCTCCCCGCGGACGAGCAGGACGCGGCGCTCGCGGAGATCGCCGGTTCCGTGCAGGCCGGGATGCCGCCGCGGGAGAACCCGCGCGTCAACACGTCCCTCGACTCCGTGTACGCGTCGGGACCGCTCGGTCGTGCGCACTGCGTCATCCACGGCAACTGCAACTACAAGCAGACGGGTCTCCTGCAGGCGTACGCAGCGCACTCCCTGTTGCAGCAGCCGCCGAAGAAGACCGGTCTCGCGTCGGCGTGCCAAGCATTCGGTCATCGCGAACTCCTCGGGATTCTGCGCAGTTTCGGTCTCGTGATGGAGCCGGTCGTCACCGTGCAGAACTGA
- a CDS encoding DUF881 domain-containing protein yields MKRTESGVRRNPVPSLLQSLMNDHLDPGYEGAAEDREHGHSRQTRVGRQVWIAIGALLVGLVLSVAYRQATERIPGTEQVRSELLSKVQDAEDRAGALAATRDTLSAQADDARATALAGDARGAALLDELRGLEGDAGVEAVHGPGLTVTLTDPAAKPNLSDSSQRSVGGKAVVLDRDLQSVVNSLWAGGAEAIAVGDVRIGPSVTIRQAGGAMLVDNQPVFSPYVVSAIGPQGPMQTGFVVSDAYLRMSSVAQLYGIGFAVAEADDLHLPAAPAREVRAAREAGTR; encoded by the coding sequence ATGAAGCGGACCGAGTCCGGCGTTCGCAGGAATCCGGTGCCGTCCCTGCTGCAGTCTCTGATGAACGATCATCTGGACCCCGGCTACGAGGGTGCGGCAGAGGATCGCGAGCACGGGCATTCGCGGCAGACACGGGTCGGCCGGCAGGTGTGGATCGCGATCGGTGCACTGCTCGTGGGCCTGGTGCTGTCGGTCGCCTACCGGCAGGCCACCGAACGCATCCCGGGCACCGAGCAGGTGCGCTCCGAACTGCTGAGCAAGGTGCAGGACGCGGAGGACCGGGCCGGTGCGCTCGCGGCTACCCGGGACACGTTGTCGGCGCAGGCCGACGACGCCCGGGCCACCGCGCTGGCCGGGGACGCTCGCGGTGCCGCGCTGCTCGACGAGCTACGGGGGCTCGAGGGGGACGCCGGGGTCGAGGCCGTGCACGGTCCCGGACTGACCGTGACGCTCACGGACCCCGCGGCCAAGCCCAACCTGTCCGACTCGTCCCAGCGCAGTGTCGGGGGGAAGGCGGTGGTGCTCGATCGCGACCTGCAGTCGGTGGTCAACTCGCTGTGGGCGGGCGGTGCCGAGGCCATCGCGGTCGGCGACGTGCGGATCGGCCCGTCGGTGACGATCCGGCAGGCGGGAGGCGCGATGCTCGTGGACAACCAGCCGGTGTTCTCGCCGTACGTGGTCTCCGCCATCGGCCCGCAGGGACCCATGCAGACCGGATTCGTGGTGAGCGACGCCTACCTGCGGATGTCCAGCGTGGCGCAGTTGTACGGCATCGGATTCGCGGTCGCGGAGGCCGACGATCTCCACTTGCCCGCCGCCCCGGCGCGGGAAGTGCGGGCAGCCCGGGAAGCAGGAACACGATGA
- a CDS encoding small basic family protein: MKAALKGGSAIYGVLALIVGIVLGVVFSPQVPDAVQPYLPIAVVAALDAVFGGLRAYLDEIFDSKVFVVSFVFNVLVAALIVWLGDQLGVGTQLSTAIVVVLGIRIFGNAAALRRRLFGA; this comes from the coding sequence ATGAAGGCAGCGCTGAAGGGCGGATCCGCGATCTACGGGGTGCTCGCCCTGATCGTGGGAATCGTGCTGGGAGTGGTGTTCAGCCCGCAAGTGCCCGATGCCGTGCAGCCCTACCTGCCCATCGCCGTCGTCGCCGCGCTCGACGCGGTGTTCGGCGGGTTGCGCGCATACCTCGACGAGATCTTCGACTCGAAGGTGTTCGTCGTCTCGTTCGTGTTCAACGTCCTCGTGGCGGCGCTGATCGTGTGGCTCGGTGACCAACTCGGTGTCGGGACCCAGCTGTCCACCGCGATCGTCGTCGTGCTCGGCATCCGCATCTTCGGCAACGCGGCCGCGCTGCGGCGGCGTCTGTTCGGGGCGTGA
- a CDS encoding NUDIX hydrolase, with amino-acid sequence MVDGHVLSRERLADALARFEPRIVDPTNRRSAAVVIAVMNDGADGQAVPLTRRPSKMRAHPGQFALPGGGVDPGETGADAARRELHEELGLDVGPSAVLGRLDDYVTRSGYVITPFVVWSEQSIASLVPNHEEVAEVFSVGVAEIDAEPRFVEIPESSKPVIQWPFRRHLVHAPTGAVVYQFREVALHDRHTRIDGFDQPVFAWR; translated from the coding sequence ATGGTGGATGGGCACGTACTCAGCAGGGAACGGCTCGCCGACGCGCTGGCACGATTCGAACCTCGGATCGTGGACCCGACGAACCGGCGGTCCGCGGCGGTCGTGATCGCCGTGATGAACGACGGCGCGGACGGTCAGGCCGTTCCGCTGACCAGGCGACCGAGCAAGATGCGCGCGCATCCGGGGCAGTTCGCGTTGCCCGGTGGCGGGGTGGATCCGGGGGAGACCGGCGCGGACGCCGCCCGGCGCGAACTGCACGAGGAACTCGGCCTCGACGTGGGGCCGTCCGCGGTACTCGGCAGACTCGACGACTACGTCACCCGCTCCGGATACGTCATCACGCCCTTCGTCGTGTGGTCGGAGCAGTCGATCGCCTCGCTGGTCCCCAATCACGAGGAAGTGGCGGAAGTGTTCTCGGTGGGCGTCGCCGAGATCGATGCCGAGCCGCGATTCGTGGAGATTCCCGAATCGTCGAAGCCGGTGATCCAGTGGCCGTTCCGGCGTCACCTCGTGCACGCCCCGACGGGCGCGGTCGTGTACCAGTTCCGGGAGGTCGCGCTGCACGACCGGCACACCCGGATCGACGGTTTCGACCAACCCGTCTTCGCCTGGCGGTAG
- a CDS encoding acyl-CoA synthetase: MRLTDYLDKGASLGPSSPCLTMGERTLSYADVQDLSRRVAAALARSGIAAGDKVAVLSGNDPTAFSCVFGISRAGAVWCPINPRNEAAENRDLLDLFDCRCLIFQKAFAPLVDRIREQLPLLTTLVCLDGDETYAESFDTWLGAARLDAEPVDDLALIVGTGGTTGRPKGVMLTGRNIETMSALTLMSYPFDGRPVYLALAPLTHAAGVLCFPILTLGGQVVIMPAPDLGQFLAHIDRDRVTHTFLPPTLIYMLLDHADLETTDLGSLQCFWYGAAPISPTRLSEALTRIGPVMAQLFGQSEAPMMIATMAPKDHFHEDGSVATARLSSAGRPSPLVTVAIMDGQGILLPAGERGEVVVRSSLVMAGYYKNPVATQEASAHGWHHTGDIGYLDEDNFLYIVDRAKDMIITGGFNVYSVEVEQALMAYPGIQDCGVIGLPDEKWGERVVAVVQARAGTPIEADALTAFVKARIGSVKTPKEILVWPDLPRSKLGKVLKNEIRQQLLG, from the coding sequence ATGCGCTTGACCGACTACCTCGACAAGGGCGCCTCGCTCGGACCGTCGTCGCCGTGCCTGACGATGGGCGAGCGGACGCTGTCGTACGCGGACGTCCAGGACCTCAGCCGGCGGGTCGCCGCGGCGCTGGCACGGTCGGGGATCGCCGCGGGCGACAAGGTGGCCGTCCTGTCCGGCAACGATCCGACCGCGTTCTCCTGCGTGTTCGGGATCAGCCGGGCGGGGGCGGTGTGGTGCCCGATCAATCCCCGGAACGAGGCGGCGGAGAATCGGGACCTGCTCGACCTCTTCGACTGCCGCTGCCTGATCTTCCAGAAGGCGTTCGCGCCCTTGGTCGATCGGATCCGGGAGCAGTTGCCGCTGCTCACGACGCTCGTGTGCCTCGACGGCGACGAGACGTACGCCGAATCCTTCGACACCTGGCTGGGTGCCGCACGCCTCGACGCCGAGCCCGTCGACGACCTCGCGCTGATCGTCGGTACCGGCGGGACGACGGGACGCCCGAAGGGGGTGATGCTCACCGGCCGGAACATCGAGACGATGTCCGCGTTGACCCTGATGAGTTACCCGTTCGACGGCAGACCGGTGTACCTCGCGCTCGCGCCGTTGACCCACGCGGCGGGTGTCCTGTGCTTTCCGATCCTCACCCTCGGCGGGCAGGTGGTCATCATGCCCGCGCCCGATCTCGGGCAGTTCCTCGCGCACATCGACCGGGACCGCGTCACCCACACCTTCCTCCCACCGACCCTGATCTACATGCTGCTCGACCACGCCGACCTGGAGACGACGGACCTCGGTTCGCTGCAATGCTTCTGGTACGGCGCGGCGCCGATCTCGCCGACGCGGCTGAGCGAGGCGCTGACCCGGATCGGGCCGGTGATGGCCCAGCTGTTCGGGCAGAGCGAGGCACCGATGATGATCGCGACGATGGCGCCGAAAGACCACTTCCACGAGGACGGCTCGGTGGCGACCGCCCGGTTGAGCTCCGCGGGCCGACCCTCCCCGCTGGTCACGGTGGCGATCATGGACGGGCAGGGAATCCTGCTGCCGGCAGGTGAACGAGGCGAAGTGGTCGTGCGCAGCTCACTCGTCATGGCGGGGTACTACAAGAATCCCGTTGCGACGCAGGAGGCATCGGCACACGGCTGGCATCACACCGGCGACATCGGATACCTCGACGAGGACAACTTCCTGTACATCGTCGACCGTGCCAAGGACATGATCATCACCGGCGGATTCAACGTCTATTCCGTCGAAGTGGAACAGGCGCTCATGGCGTATCCGGGGATCCAGGACTGCGGGGTGATCGGGCTCCCCGACGAGAAGTGGGGCGAACGCGTCGTCGCCGTCGTCCAGGCGCGGGCCGGAACACCGATCGAGGCCGACGCGCTCACGGCGTTCGTGAAGGCGCGCATCGGCAGCGTCAAGACCCCGAAGGAGATCCTGGTCTGGCCCGATCTGCCTCGTTCCAAACTCGGGAAGGTCCTCAAGAACGAGATCAGGCAGCAATTGCTCGGCTGA